A single genomic interval of Daucus carota subsp. sativus chromosome 1, DH1 v3.0, whole genome shotgun sequence harbors:
- the LOC108223794 gene encoding uncharacterized protein LOC108223794 has product MAPKIEKSQPKDKGKRRDFDPRRLGKDDRFVFNLRFDDQHLIYNFITFIVQLRYFAACGGERFIREKLDYKLCLGDDKSYKNLFMIVAFYFEGGYGIDFLIYKPNVYNVGFFIENKWYVVKDFSDLTHHKFTKSEELKYDSSYRLGCPTHFSLIVFKESIINVFNSRDEKSFRNLCVILCETMRSDEILRVISKSLGMNNGEPRQVTLNRRQLDTILNWGHTSGVWYLYDLGFEWDPLRLYTQLGLRDAKECSASLGLALKMDQKFEFYIDKLRALDEHKRRQTQRRPIDDIKGFITTEKWQKMEVMDKLEDDI; this is encoded by the exons ATGGCTCCCAAGATAGAAAAGTCGCAGCCCAAGGACAAAGGAAAGAGGCGGGATTTTGATCCGCGCAGATTAGGGAAAGATGATCGTTTCGTTTTCAACTTGAGGTTTGATGATCAAcatcttatatataatttcattacATTTATAGTTCAATTGCGATATTTCGCTGCTTGTGGAGGGGAAAGATTTATAAGAGAAAAATTGGATTATAAATTGTGTTTAGGAGATGATAAGTCCTACAAAAACCTATTTATGATAGTAGCCTTTTATTTTGAGGGTGGATATGGGATTGATTTTCTAATCTATAAGCCAAATGTGTATAATGTTGGCTTTTTCATCGAGAACAAATGGTATGTGGTTAAAGATTTTTCGGATTTAACTCATCACAAATTTACAAAATCGGAGGAATTAAAGTATGATTCTAGCTATCGTCTTGGATGTCCCACCCATTTCTCCCTCATTGTGTTTAAGGAATCGATTATAAATGTTTTTAATTCGCGTGATGAGAAGTCATTTCGAAATTTGTGTGTTATTCTGTGTGAAACGATGAGATCGGATGAAATTTTGCGTGTAATATCGAAATCTTTGGGTATGAATAATGGAGAGCCAAGACAGGTTACTTTGAACAGGAGACAATTAGATACTATCTTGAATTGGGGGCACACTAGTGGAGTATGGTATTTGTATGATTTGGGATTTGAGTGGGATCCGTTACGGTTATATACTCAGTTAGGGTTAAGGGATGCCAAAGAGTGTTCTGCTTCACTAGGATTGGCATTGAAAATGGATCAAAAATTTGAGTTTTACATTGACAAATTAAGGGCACTAGATGAGCATAAGCGTAGACAAACACAAAGAAGACCTATCGACGACATTAAAGGATTTATAACTACGGAAAAGTGGCAGAAAATGG aagTTATGGACAAACTGGAGGACGATATTTAA
- the LOC108223716 gene encoding uncharacterized protein LOC108223716 — translation MEKLDGSEPDDFSLAIVECLESVYDGFESDDYVAVKEEGREVTEWPGSLSSLSIASDQYINARCEPVIEILDAKIYTHDNVSLDVYGDIRIFDLKEGSTNDFIVYERDLFDSPQHISPLNRFLQLSSPGEIPFYDDPHLAVDIKNVRNDAVIACGQKPLFKTTHHPFKSGDFENLYTLQFQGDAGAFVEVQCLAFTFGVYAEVEIVLLRDSVEDEGEEDGKGVEVFGLICAKCDPLILPKNCYTNNLFNVIQEEREWVALGTEIGLSKSLLPVPAYSPLEISLDLRGNDGIIVNGTASFEASNYSGKKYIRGLNGFYVWVHVDWCEPSLLTRLSCNEDRIDGFCSVPHWPSLYASQLLEVFSLFISRPNEEEVNLYGSVNILDSRGWCSIFSCSKKEAYCLSRGSNFLPVRGPTRAITPGYFFSMEIDLRDVDGHVNIQGYVASSPLIGERQRPWFDRRLRSVVKSVNEKSFAAVNYTLFSFAVLAIIEVRLVFHRGSFAHVKIYGDITASLGKLLYSTTYDVEFFQRVLFTRKKENFLEVEDNLKLSTNHVAVPMDSSLLTKVNLSLQTSVHTHHLAGLVKFQIGEPCKVIKSDFVDICIDVKWKGLPYV, via the exons aTGGAGAAACTTGATGGATCTGAACCTGATGATTTTAGCTTAGCTATAGTTGAGTGTCTTGAATCTGTCTATGATGGATTTGAATCTGATGATTATGTGGCGGTGAAAGAAGAAGGACGAGAAGTAACTGAGTGGCCAGGATCATTAAGCAGCTTATCCATTGCATCAGATCAGTACATCAATGCAAGATGCGAGCCTGTTATCGAGATATTAGATGCTAAAATTTATACACATGACAATGTAAGCCTTGATGTTTATGGTGATATCAGAATTTTTGATTTGAAAGAAGGCAGCACCAATGATTTCATAGTTTATGAGCGAGATCTATTTGATTCTCCCCAACACATTAGCCCTCTTAACAGATTCTTACAATTATCAAGTCCCGGAGAAATCCCCTTTTATGATGACCCTCACCTGGCTGTTGATATAAAAAATGTCCGCAATGATGCTGTTATTGCTTGTGGTCAAAAGCCTTTATTCAAAACAACCCATCACCCCTTCAAATCTGGTGATTTTGAAAACTTATATACCCTTCAATTTCAAGGCGATGCAGGTGCTTTTGTTGAAGTACAGTGTCTTGCTTTTACATTTGGGGTATATGCTGAAGTGGAAATAGTTCTGTTAAGAGATAGTGTTGAAGATGAAGGGGAGGAGGATGGAAAAGGGGTTGAAGTCTTCGGTCTGATTTGTGCCAAGTGTGACCCACTGATTCTACCTAAAAACTGCTACACTAATAATCTGTTTAACGTGATTCAAGAGGAGAGGGAATGGGTTGCGTTGGGAACTGAAATCGGGTTGTCCAAAAGCCTTTTGCCTGTGCCAGCATATTCACCACTTGAAATCTCACTTGACTTGAGAGGGAATGATGGAATAATCGTTAACGGTACTGCATCTTTTGAAGCTTCTAATTATAGTGGAAAGAAGTACATTCGAGGACTAAATGGATTCTATGTGTGGGTGCATGTTGACTGGTGCGAACCATCACTACTAACCAGGCTTAGCTGTAACGAAGACAGAATTGATGGCTTTTGTTCTGTG CCTCACTGGCCTAGCTTATATGCTTCACAACTTTTAGAGGTGTTCTCATTGTTTATCTCCCGGCCAAATGAGGAGGAGGTGAATTTATATGGGTCTGTTAACATTTTGGATTCGAGGGGCTGGTGCAGTATCTTCAGTTGTAGTAAGAAAGAGGCATATTGCTTATCGCGGGGTTCCAATTTCTTACCTGTGCGAGGGCCAACACGAGCTATTACACCAGGGTATTTTTTTTCCATGGAAATTGATCTCAGGGACGTTGATGGACATGTGAACATCCAAGGATATGTCGCATCATCTCCTCTAATTGGTGAACGTCAAAGGCCTTGGTTTGATAGGCGACTTCGTTCAGTTGTTAAGAGTGTCAACGAGAAGAGTTTTGCTGCTGTTAATTATACCTTGTTCTCGTTTGCTGTTCTGGCAATTATTGAAGTCCGTCTCGTATTTCATCGCGGATCTTTTGCTCATGTCAAAATTTATGGTGACATTACTGCCTCCCTTGGAAAGCTTTTGTACTCGACAACTTATGATGTAGAGTTCTTTCAAAGGGTACTGTTTACAAGGAAGAAAGAAAACTTTTTAGAAGTGGAGGATAATTTAAAACTTTCAACAAATCACGTAGCGGTGCCAATGGATTCCTCCCTGCTTACTAAAGTAAACCTGTCTTTACAAACTAGTGTACACACTCATCATCTTGCGGGGCTCGTGAAATTCCAGATCGGAGAACCTTGTAAGGTCATTAAGAGTGATTTTGTTGACATTTGTATTGATGTCAAATGGAAAGGTCTTCCATATGTTTGA
- the LOC108207240 gene encoding uncharacterized protein LOC108207240 yields MEKPAGSESDDLNFGLLLSDVLERHGSSLDLLESDDDDSVVVEGGRQDLTELGSTSVDNKSLSKTITLDPLVEQYSHVRCEAVIEILEAKVVYNDNISLDVYGDIRILDLKQGREFIVYERDQFDSPQGISTINSLLQLSSPGEIPTFDDPHLAVDIKNVHTGAVIARGQKPLSKTTHEPFDSNDFEKLYTLQFQGDAGDFVELQCVAFTFGVYAQVEIVLFRDSDASHSMYLIEDEEGKDGKGVEVFGLICGECDPLILPKTCYTNHLFNVIQEESEWVTLGTEIALSKSLVAVPAYSPLKISMDLRGYDGIIVQGTQSFEPTNYDGGKKCIQGLNGFYVRVHVKWCEPSLLNKPWCDDDRIARFCSMTHEPSLYASQLLEVFSLFISHPNEQEVNLYGSVKILDSKGWCSIFNRSEDEAYCLAQGSNFLPLKEPKRAITPGDFFSIEIDLRDVDGHVNIKGFVKSSPEINERQRPWFDEPLRSVVRSANEKSFAVIDYILFSFAVLAIIEVRFVFHHKYFDHVKIYGDITTYTAQGFRRVLFTRKKENFLKIKDDLKLLTKHVVVPMRSPLLTKVDLSLRTSGQTFQLKKRMKFQIGEPCKIIQRDCVSMFIDVKWKGLPYV; encoded by the exons ATGGAAAAACCTGCTGGATCTGAATCTGATGATTTGAACTTTGGTTTATTACTATCTGATGTACTTGAACGTCATGGTTCAAGCTTAGATTTACTTgaatctgatgatgatgattctgTGGTTGTGGAAGGAGGACGACAGGACCTAACTGAGTTAGGATCAACCAGCGTAGATAATAAAAGCCTATCCAAAACCATTACATTAGATCCATTGGTTGAGCAGTACAGCCATGTAAGATGTGAGGCTGTTATCGAAATATTAGAGGCCAAAGTTGTTTATAACGACAATATAAGCCTTGATGTGTATGGTGATATCAGAATTTTGGATTTGAAACAAGGCAGGGAGTTCATAGTTTATGAGCGAGATCAATTTGATTCTCCCCAAGGCATTAGTACTATCAACAGTTTGTTACAATTATCGAGTCCGGGAGAAATCCCCACTTTTGATGACCCTCACCTAGCTGTTGACATAAAAAATGTCCACACCGGAGCTGTTATTGCTCGTGGTCAAAAACCTTTATCTAAAACAACCCATGAACCCTTTGATTCTAATGATTTTGAGAAGTTATATACCCTTCAATTTCAAGGCGATGCAGGTGATTTTGTTGAATTACAGTGTGTGGCTTTTACATTTGGGGTATATGCTCAAGTGGAAATAGTTCTGTTTAGAGatagtgatgcttctcataGTATGTATTtaattgaagatgaagaagggaaGGATGGTAAAGGGGTTGAAGTCTTTGGTCTGATTTGTGGTGAGTGTGACCCATTGATTCTACCTAAAACATGCTATACTAATCATCTATTTAACGTGATACAAGAGGAGAGTGAATGGGTCACGTTGGGAACTGAAATCGCATTGTCCAAGAGCCTTGTGGCTGTGCCAGCCTATTCACCACTTAAAATCTCAATGGATTTGAGGGGGTATGATGGAATAATTGTTCAGGGTACTCAATCTTTTGAACCTACTAATTATGATGGTGGAAAGAAGTGCATTCAAGGACTGAATGGATTTTATGTGCGGGTGCATGTTAAATGGTGCGAACCATCACTCCTAAACAAGCCTTGGTGTGATGATGACAGAATTGCACGCTTTTGTTCTATG ACTCATGAGCCTAGCTTATATGCTTCACAACTTTTAGAGGTGTTCTCTTTGTTTATCTCCCACCCAAATGAGCAGGAGGTGAATTTATATGGATCTGTTAAGATTTTGGACTCGAAGGGCTGGTGCAGCATCTTCAATCGTAGTGAGGATGAGGCATATTGCTTGGCGCAGGGTTCCAACTTCTTACCTTTGAAAGAGCCCAAACGAGCTATTACACCAGGGGATTTTTTTTCCATAGAAATTGATCTCAGGGACGTTGATGGACATGTGAACATCAAAGGATTTGTCAAATCATCTCCTGAAATTAATGAACGTCAAAGGCCTTGGTTTGATGAGCCACTTCGTTCAGTTGTGAGGAGTGCCAACGAGAAGAGTTTTGCTGTTATTGATTATATCTTGTTCTCGTTTGCTGTTCTGGCAATTATTGAAGTCCGTTTCGTATTTCATCACAAATATTTTGATCATGTCAAAATTTATGGTGACATTACCACCTATACTGCACAGGGGTTTCGAAGAGTACTCTTTACTAGGAAGaaagaaaactttttaaaaataaaggatGACTTAAAACTTTTGACAAAACACGTGGTGGTGCCAATGCGATCCCCCCTGCTTACTAAAGTCGACCTGTCtttacgaactagtggacaaaCTTTTCAGCTTAAGAAGCGCATGAAATTCCAGATTGGAGAACCTTGTAAGATCATTCAAAGGGATTGTGTTAGCATGTTTATTGATGTCAAGTGGAAAGGTCTTCCATATGTTTGA